The sequence gatattccccccccccctttggttaGTAAAATGATAGAACTAACATTCCATCTTGGGTACAGTCCACCAAACAAGAACTATTGAAATTGTGCCTATTGCTTGCTTTACTGAAACATATTTTAAGGAGATTAGTACTTGCatataattttgttttgtctAAGGAATGAATAAAGTACCATTCTTAGTTGAGCATTTTTGGGTGTGATTTGTAATTGAGAACTGGGATAcctcagagcatgagactcttaatctcagggttgtgggttcaagccccatgttgggtgaaagattcctgcattgcactgggttggactagattacccttgtgccatcttccaactctacacttctatgattctgtgaatgcctttatgataaaaaatatatgaaaaaactCATTTAACCCACTGTGTCTTCATCAAAAAGCATTAGTGTAACTTCTTATGTTCCTTGACATATTGTTTTCATTGAGAAACATATAGATTTATGTGGAGGAGAATTTCCACATCATCATGGAACTTTCTGCACTTGCAAAAATGCTCTACATTACAGTGAAACTAGAGACGAAATGCTTTTGTTAGAGAGAACAAAAGACAAGTAACTGCTAGCTGATCAAATCTTAACATTTAACAGGTGATGTTATATGACAAATAACATGTGGACACCACTGAAGTTTAAATTACATGAGCTACTTGTATATTTGAGATCCTAAAGGTTCTACGGGTGTAATGCTTGTTGCAGATGTTTTCTAGAAAATGTGAATACATAGTTGGGATCTCCCCTTGTACTCATAAGTAATGTGTTTTAACAGGTAGCAAAAGGAAAGTGGAAACGGCAAAGTAAATATTGTCCTCTGGATCTCTTCTCAGGGTGAGAGCTGTTACCTTTTTATGAATGCTTTGTGTTAGGTTTGTATCACTACCATTAATAGTACTTATTTACTgttacttaatttatttatttttaaatttctgtaTTGCTTTGTATTTTTGATAATAATCTTTTCAATTTTGTGTAGGGTCAGGTGCTATAGGTGCTGAATGAAAGGCAAGGACAATATTCCTAGCTTGAGAATCTTCTCTGTTAGAGAAAAAAGGGTGGGTTCTGGTGGAGATATCAAAGGGGCAAGTAATGTGGCAATGGCAGTTATGGGCAAGTGTAAATGTGGCTTCAGAAAGACCTTGCTGAAGAAGGAGGTCTTGAAGATTATGCCCAAGCATTAGAGGCAGGTTTCTTGAGAATAAAGGTTAGGAAGGAAATATTGAGTACAGATTAGAGGCAGCAAGAATGTTTTAGTGTTTGCCTGGTCAcatttcttcattttaaatagTCCAATGTGGTTTTCCTTTTAGAAATAAACAGCGAATGCACTTTGCCTTGAGAAGTCTGCTACAGGAAGCACAGAATAACTTAAAAATATTTAAGGTAAGGTGCACTGGAAATTGCAATAAGTTTTTGTTCTTCACCATATCTGTTGCCCCTTGTTAGTATGCTTTACTGGGTGACCAGCTGCTAGTCCCACAAACTTAAATACAACAAGGTCAGTCTTTACTGGATAAAAATTGGATACATACTGATGCATATAGAAACaaagttatttatttcagttcctAAAATATTTATGTGAAGTTGAAAGTAAAAAAAATCTGTAGAGATAGGCAAGGTAATGGAGGAAGTGCAAATATGGTTATGTAAAGTTGAATTGAAGTGTGAAACTACTGCCTGTTGCTATCATAGAGGCTTATTTTTGATCTTAGTACTAAGTACCACAGTACCAATATTTGCAATGTCAGCTACAAAGATCATATGATGAGAAAGTTCTGTTATCATATGATTTCCGGTGACTGACAGGTTGGTGTGTTTTATTCAAAATGATCTTATTAGCCAAATTCAAAGGCCTGGTGGGACTAATTAGACCTGAAGGCTGAAGGTTCCCCTGCTATACTAAGCCATATTTTAGCATTTGGCTTGCACACTTTTGAGATGTTCTACGAGGAGGTGtttggaagtgtttacttcttgTTTAGATTGACTGCAACTTGCCATGTCTAAACATGGTCCAACTGGCTTAATCTTTCCTATAGTTAGTTAAAATGAGCctgcttcaaaccatattttataAAGCTGCTTTATTTCAGTTAACCATAGtcaagattaaccacagtttaggattCAGGTAACTTGTAAACTGTGGTTAATATAAAATGAAAGAACTTGCTGATTTCATGACTGAATAGCTGTGTAGTGTGATTCCAAGGGTTGCTCACTCAGCCTTATTATTGCAGTGCCAGCTATAGATAAGCATTGCATCTCAGCACAACCACTGACTGTCCTCCCAAGTCTCCTTGGTTTATGTGATGGTTCTTTTGGGTAAACACCCATTGTGCAAGCGTATGTCCTCATTAGGTGTATCCCACCTGCTTTCTCATTTTTTAGCCCTGTATTAGCCAAATTCAACAGGATCTTTCCTTCCTAGTGGCATTCAGATAAGGTGTGTGGTGAACATAAGGAATTGTTCTATAAAGGAAGTCTTTATCTAGCACTTAATCTCATTATAAACCAAAATAGCAAACTTGGCTAGTTGTGCACCAGTACATGGCTGTACATACTCTGTGTTTTAAAAGTGCAGAGTCTGCTCCATGAAAAGCTTAATTCTAGAAACTACAAAAGTTCATAAGCAAATGTTTGTGTTTTGCATTACTTGTTCCACTTAAAAATCAAAACTGAAATAGTGAGAATTCGGATTCTGCACCTGCATAGCACAGTTGTAGATTAATGGCATACATGAGCCCTGTCTCCCTCTGCTGGCTGTCTTTAGTTTTTGATGGTACTGTTAGTAATTTGATCTGTTCAGTGGTGCGCCTGTATGTTAGCACAATGATCAAATAATGTTTTGAACAAACCTTGCCTTTATTAATTTGTTAATATGCTTTGTACCGATTTATCAGATAATTCtgaagaaagcaaaacgagaggaaaaaGACTTGCTTGCTAAATATACATGGCTAAACTAATTCACTGAAGTCAGTGGGTGTCTTTCTATctaatttgtttttaagttgtgttCAGTGTCAATAACTTTTTTTGTTTAAGTATCTTTTTTCCTGTCAGAGGCTAAGCTTCTTCCTCATGACTTATAATTAGTAGTATCCCACTTAGCAATTGAATAAGCTCCTTGTTTTAACTTAGGTTTGTATTTTGGCCTTCTTCCAGAGAGCTGAGGCTGGAACTATGCTTGGCAGTAGCTCTAGGTCTGAGAAACCAGGTTGCTGCTTAGCTCTTGAAAAAGTGGCAGTGGAGACTGAAATTTGGAAGAGGAAAGCAGCAGCATGGCTTCTTAATCTCTAGCTAAGGTTTGCAGATGTGTTTGCCCCTTCCtttgcctgctgctttcccttgcCAAATCACACCTTTCTCCTGCCACACTTCAATCTGGCTACCCAGATTGTTCCCAGACTTGATTTGCTGCTGTACATTTAGTTCACAACCTGACAATATCTCTGTGAGGTAGGAGAAGTGTCCCCTTATACAAGGTTATTTAGTGTGCTTCACAGCTGAGCAGGATTCAGTCCTTAGCTTCCCACTTTGAAACCCAGTTTTCCAAGCCACAAAAGCACAGGACATACAAGCATGCAGTGTCTGTTACTCCATACATTTTGCtaatatgaaaaaataaaattttagatGTATGActtctttttccttcctgttACAGAATGGTGAACTAATTTATGGTTGTAAAGATAATGAGGACGCTCTCTCTGATTTGAATGAACTTGCTTGCCACCTGaagccttttttctttccttcaaatGGCCTGGTCAATGGAACTCATTGTACACGGACAGTTCTGAAAGAATTAATCCATGTAATAACAATGGCTCTACTGAGTAGCACAGATGCCTGCAAAGCAGGTGATATGAAGACAGTTCCCTCCTCACAAGGAAGGAGTTTCTGTGAAGCTAGTGCTTTCAGTAAAGAAATAGCAAGAAATGGTAAGCAATTTCTGAGTTTCATCTGCCCATCTAGAATTCAAATGATAAAATACTGTACAGCAAGATATGCATTGCTGTCAGTGTGGTTGCCACTGGGTTGAACTGTAAGTAATCTCTGTCTAATCTGGGTTTTCTGGCTTCCCAATAATGTACTTAGCTTTTAAATCAGAAAATCTGCTATGCTTCCAACCTTAATACTTGTCAGTAAAGCATACAAGTATGAGTCTAGATGTGCATATGCTTCCCCACTGTGTCTGCATAATATACATAAAAGTATGTGAATAAATCAATTACTTTAGTAATCATTTTTCAGAATGCATTGATAAAACGATTGTCTGCACTGTAATTTTCAAGTTGTCTATTTGCTGCAAAGCCCCGTGTGTTTCACATGTATATTGCAGAGTTTTCAAGAGATTTTTCAGTGTAGAAAACACAAAGCTAATTCTGGGCATCCCACTTCTTCAGACTTGTAGAACTTGCATATTTTGTTTCTCTAGGCCTATGCTGTTGCTTTTAGAGCTGTAGTTAATAGAATATTTCAGCAGCTTCTGCACTTCCCCTCCTTGCCACGGACTGCTTGAAAATTGATGAGGgcgggattcaactaatgagtcctgaCAGCAGAAGCCCGTGCAAGAACTTCTGCTTGTGCACTGGGGCTTCCTCCCACTGTGCCTCCCTAAATTATCTCATGAGGGTGTaggaaaacctccagaacagcatgTGGTGGGAGATAAGGAGTACTTGCCCTAATGAAACAATCAACATAGTGCAACATTGAAATGTTGAGAAATAAAAGtggcaataaaaacacaattaaaaatctaTGAATACTGAATTCACTGTACATGCTGTTCACAATTGCTGCTCCTGCTGTTCTTCATGGCCACACTtgtagaccacctgaatgaagcttgcagaCCACTGATGGTCTGTGGACCATAGTTTGGGAACCCCCGGAATATGGCATTAAAAATCTACACTGTGTAAAATGTGCCTTTTATACAAAACTTAGATTTGCAAAGATGTGCATGATTAAAAATCAGTTAAATCAGTTTGGTGaaatttttcttcttaataactTGAGGGTGGGGAACTGGGTATTTTCAAAATGCGCTAAGATAATATTTCTTCTTAGGATTGACTCTCAAATATTGTACAACTTGAGGCcttgacttttaaaaatgtatgccaTTTGCAATAGCATTAGCATATCACCATAAATCTTCCCTCAATATTGGGAGCAGTAAAGGACTTCTATTTCTCTGTTGTTTTGGAAATGTCCTTTCTAACTAGAGCTGAACATTGAATTACAGTGCCTCATTGTTTCCTTTTTTGAACTGGGGGTACAAATCTGGCTTTTGTTTTGAAATATGTAAATTGGGCATGGTTAATCTCCCCTGCTCCATAACTTTGCTTTTGTTAGTTGTGAGCAGAGAggtttgtatatatatttttgtcaaACCAGTTTTGAAAACATACTTTCCTTTCAGGCAAAAATAAAATGGAGACCTCTGGCTTGCCCAAAGAATGTCTCCTCTACAAAACACTCCAGGCTCAGATGCTGGATATGCTGGATATTGAGGGTGTATATCCTTTGTACAACAGAGTGGAGCAATACTTGGAAGAGTTTCCCAAAGAGAGGTAAGATTTCATGGCACCAGTTTTTAACTTGTCAAGTGGAATGGAGTAGAGCTTAGTGAAGCTCACTGAGCAATGTGGAAGATTGTTCTCAAAGGCTCATTAAGGTTTCTTTAAAACTTGGAGGGCCTGTTCAGCTATTCTAGGATTATCTTCACCATGATACTGGGGATTAGGGCTTGCGGGAAGATGCTGCATTTATTTGACCCTTCAGATCTACCAGTTTAAGAAAACAATGATGTCATTCTATGTACAGCTCTGAGTCGTAATATACAGCTTAGCTTAGCGTCTTGAGTAAAGAAGGTGGTCTGTAATATTACAACCTCTGCATAAATCCAGAAGTTATACTGCAGAAATTACCCACAGTTCACTGACCCAAATGCCACACTACCAATATTGTTGGCAACTGCCCTTCTTTCATACCACATTGGATAAAGGACTCCTGTCACAAAATAGTTTTTTTGACAGTTCTTGTTCTTATTTACAGCTTTTCTTTAACACAGTAATAGTTATTCACTTTCTGTGTTGGGAAAAGAAAGACAGTAATGGGCTGGTTCTCATAAAATGCACACTACTCCTCTGTTGAGAAGAGGATCTACCAACAATATTGCAGTGTGGCATTTGAGTTAGTGAAATGTGGATTATTTCTGCAGTTCTGGAATATAACATTTGGACTGATGCAGAGGTTGTAATATTCTTTTCTGCCAATATTACTTTTGGTTTCAAAGAATATAACATATAATATAGTGTTATATGTGAACCAGGAgtcctggtttaaaacaaacaatggtATCTgataaacaagccaacttcaaactatGGATGGCGTTTTCAACTAACCATTGCTTATTTTAAACCAGAATTCCTGGTTCACACAACACTAAGCTTAGTTTTTTCGAACCTGAAATTAAACTCAGTGGAAGTGGACATTGTTCTGGTTCACCCACACAGCACTAcatgcaggggtgggggaacctgtcTGCTTCCagacaactcccattatcccctgaccattggccacgttGGCTTGGGATTGGGAGTTGGAAGTtgaacatcatctggagggccataggttcctcaccTCGGGACTAAACTAAGGTTTAATGTTAAGTGCAAGTCAGTGGATTCTGCTCACATtaggaatgaaagagagagacttCTGCATTGTTAGGGACTTGCTTCTTTCTAAGTCAGTGTAGACCCAAAAAACAAGAGTGTTgcaaagtatttatatactgaaTTTCTTATTTCAAAAAGTACACACAAAGCATGAACTTTAGAGAAATGGACTGACTAGTTGGTCTGGACTATGAAGAGCAACTTGCAGCAGtacaaaaacactttaaaatggaCATGACAGACTAGACAGAACCCTGAACAAAAGCACTTTGCTCtgcaacatttttatttcaggttctatttcaaaaacaaaagacTAGAATGTTACTTTGGAGATGCCTTGTTTTTGCAATATTAGTTCCATGGCTCATCTCTTGTGATTTTAGACAAAGGTCACTAGAGGGTGCAACAGCCTCACttgttaaaaacacattttttttgagCAGCTAGATGTACGGTAATAAAACAGCAGCGGAAACAAATTTGGTGCAATTGTTTAATGATACACAAATATAGTATAATCTGCAATAAAGTTATGTAATTCTAGTTCTTGACCTGTTCTCTAATTGGTTTCCCCCccctgttttttaaggaatgtgttACAGATAGATGGGCCTTATAATGAATCATTCTATGAGAAGCTACTAGATATCTCAACTGAAGATGATGGAACAGTAGCATATGCACTGACAAAGGCAAGGATCCGAAGTTCCTTCTTATTAATTATTAGTAGATGCCCTTTTCAAATAATTATTATACTTGCATATGTTCTGAACAGTTGCTGAAGAAAGAGAGGCTGGGGCCTAGCATAGCAGAAGATCTACATCTAAGTCCTAATGCCAGCTTCTCTGTTGGGAGGCAAGGGAAGATGGGGTCCCTGCTGCAggtggcctccctgccttccaggcCACCTGGTACCAACTACCCTGTGAAGAAGATACAAGGAGGAGACAGACATCAGATGCCTGCTCCAGATGCACTCATTTTGTTTGGCTTTTTACATATCAATTTGCATTTCATAAAAGTTGTAAGCTGTTCTGAGGACTCCAGTTGAAAAGGAGGGTATACATCtagtaaataaatacaattctGAACATAAGGGCAATGTAGGAAAGTTGTGATATGCCAGATCAGGCTGTTTGTCCATCTATTCCATTACTGTCTCATCTGACCGGTGGTTTATCTCCAGAGTATCAGGCAGGAGTCTTCAGTTATCTGCTACCTTATTCCTTTTATTGAAGATGCCAGGAAATGAACCTGCATCTTTCAGTATGCATAGCATGTGGTCTACCACCAAGTTATGATCTTTCTAGACTGAACATAGATTCAGCCTGGTAGTGAGAAGGAACATCTCTTTGGAAGCCTCTTTATGAGGCCTCCCTCTCCAGGACTTAGGATGATCCGAGGCAGCAGATACTTGTGAAATATAGTTCTCCAAGGCACCTGTGCCTTCTGAAGGCCTTCTGATGGGTAAGGTGTAGTGGTAGCGTTCCAGTTACCAGACAATGATTCACTTGCTCAGATAACAGTCCAAACTGGAGGAAAACGTCTGAGACAAATCATGCTTAGTTTATAATACAGATGAGGTAAGTACAATTTTTGGTGACACCACT comes from Podarcis raffonei isolate rPodRaf1 chromosome 2, rPodRaf1.pri, whole genome shotgun sequence and encodes:
- the IPPK gene encoding inositol-pentakisphosphate 2-kinase isoform X3; this translates as MKQFFGEKYVHHGEVVQLSLDFLKQLCLKIQSERPESRCDKDMDALSGYAMCLPNLTRLHVVEHRPILCVEIKPKCGFLPFSSHVSQEIKHKVCRYCMHQHLKVAKGKWKRQSKYCPLDLFSGNKQRMHFALRSLLQEAQNNLKIFKNGELIYGCKDNEDALSDLNELACHLKPFFFPSNGLVNGTHCTRTVLKELIHVITMALLSSTDACKAGDMKTVPSSQGRSFCEASAFSKEIARNGKNKMETSGLPKECLLYKTLQAQMLDMLDIEGVYPLYNRVEQYLEEFPKERNVLQIDGPYNESFYEKLLDISTEDDGTVAYALTKVQQYRVAMTAKDCSIMIALSPCQQDECAVQRPLVLTSKSRFTFSVSVLDLDLKPYESIHHQYKLDRKIVNFYLKNTQAKDDSVMSNLLKENEDCTLLLHKM
- the IPPK gene encoding inositol-pentakisphosphate 2-kinase isoform X2, whose product is MVQILLSESRCDKDMDALSGYAMCLPNLTRLHVVEHRPILCVEIKPKCGFLPFSSHVSQEIKHKVCRYCMHQHLKVAKGKWKRQSKYCPLDLFSGNKQRMHFALRSLLQEAQNNLKIFKNGELIYGCKDNEDALSDLNELACHLKPFFFPSNGLVNGTHCTRTVLKELIHVITMALLSSTDACKAGDMKTVPSSQGRSFCEASAFSKEIARNGKNKMETSGLPKECLLYKTLQAQMLDMLDIEGVYPLYNRVEQYLEEFPKERNVLQIDGPYNESFYEKLLDISTEDDGTVAYALTKVQQYRVAMTAKDCSIMIALSPCQQDECAVQRPLVLTSKSRFTFSVSVLDLDLKPYESIHHQYKLDRKIVNFYLKNTQAKDDSVMSNLLKENEDCTLLLHKM